Part of the Halopseudomonas maritima genome, CCGCCTCTGCCGCGCTGCTGACGCGGGTCTCCGGCCTCAACCCGAGCATCGCCCAGAACATCGTCGACTATCGCGACAGCAATGGCGCGTTCCGCAATCGCCGGGAGCTGCTCAAGGTCAGCCGCCTGGGCGAGAAAACCTTTGAGCAGGCAGCCGGCTTTTTGCGCGTCATGAGCGGCGATAACCCGCTGGATGCCTCGGCCGTGCACCCTGAAGCCTATCCGCTGGTTGAGCGCATCGCCGGCGACACCGGGCGCGATGTACGCGGTTTGATTGGCGACTCGGCCTTCCTGCGCAAGCTGGAGCCGGCGCGCTACACCGACGAGCGTTTTGGTATCCCGACCATCACCGACGTGCTGCGCGAGCTGGACAAGCCGGGCCGCGACCCGCGCCCCGAATTCAAGGCGGCGGAGTTCCAGGAGGGCGTCGAAAGCCTCAAGGACCTCAAGCCGGGCATGACACTCGAGGGTGTGGTGACCAACGTCGCCAACTTTGGCGCCTTTGTGGATATCGGCGTGCATCAGGACGGTCTGGTGCATATCTCCATGCTCTCGCAGCAGTTCGTCAAGGACCCGCGCGACGTGGTCAAGGCCGGCGACATCGTCAAGGTCAAGGTGCTGGAGGTGGACATCCCGCGTCAGCGCATCAGCCTGACCATGCGCCTGGATGACAAGCCGCAGCCGGCCAGCGAGCGCAGCGCCGGCGAACGGCCGCGCGGGCGCAGCAATGCGCCCCGTGGCAACAGCAACAGCAAACCCGGTCAGGCCAGCAGCAATGGCACCTTTGCCAACCTGTTTGCCAACGCCAAGAACCTGAAGAAGAAGTGACAGCATGAGCGATTTGCATCCAGCGCTGGCGGCCTTTTCCGCGCAGCGTAGCAGTGCCTTCACCGACCTGGTCGGTATCGAGTTCGCGGCGATTGAGCGTGGCCAGTGCAGCCTGCGTCTGGCGATTGAAGACAAGCACTTCAACTCCACCGGGCGGGTGCACGGTGGCGTGGTCTTCACCCTGCTGGATTCGGCCATGGGCGCTGCCGCGTTCAGCGTGCTGGAGCCGCACGAGGTGACAGCCACCATCGAGTGCAAGATCAACTACACCCGCGCAGTCACTGGCGGTGAGCTGGAGTGCACCGGCAAGGTCATGCACGCTGGCACCCGCACCGTAGTGGTGGACGGCGAGGTGTGGCAGGATGGCGCGCTGGTTGCCAAGTGTCTGGGCACCTTTGCCCGCATCTGACGGGCAGGGTTTAACGGCCTTTCTATACTGAACTGCATTGCCGCCTAGCCGGCGGCGACACTGCCAAAGGAGTGACACCTTGTCACCACTGCTGCGAAATCGCCTCGATCTGCTGGCGCAGCCGGCCTCGCACCCCCTGCTGACCGACTGTC contains:
- a CDS encoding PaaI family thioesterase; the encoded protein is MSDLHPALAAFSAQRSSAFTDLVGIEFAAIERGQCSLRLAIEDKHFNSTGRVHGGVVFTLLDSAMGAAAFSVLEPHEVTATIECKINYTRAVTGGELECTGKVMHAGTRTVVVDGEVWQDGALVAKCLGTFARI